The following nucleotide sequence is from Cytobacillus luteolus.
TAAATTTTTGTTATGTGCAAATCGGAGGTGCATTATATGAGAGCACTAAAACAACTCGTTCATTTTGGCTGGGAGCAGGCGTTATCGTGCTTGTTTCCCGTCGTGATTTTCGTCTCCTTGGCTATTACCCAAATTGTATCGCTTCCCTTCCTGCCGCGATATGACTGGCTGCTCATCATCTGCCTTCTAATGCAGTGGTGGATGCTGCGTTCAGGACTTGAAACACGTGATGAATTAAAGGTGATTACTCTGTTCCACCTTATTGGGCTAGCGCTTGAACTTTTTAAGGTTCATATGGGCTCTTGGTCTTATCCGCAGGAAGGCTTTTTCAAAATTGCTGGAGTGCCTTTATATAGTGGATTTATGTACGCAAGTGTAGCGAGTTATCTGTGCCAGGCGTGGAGGAGACTTGATGTTGAATTGGTTAAATGGCCTCCGTTTTTCGTAGTTGTCCCACTTGCAGCAGCAATTTATTTGAACTTTTTCACTCATCATTATTGGATCGATATTCGTTGGTGGTTGACTGGACTTGTCATTATCGTCTTTTGGCAATCATGGGTCTCATATGAGATTGCTGGAACGCGATATCGTATGCCAATTGTACTCTCTTTCACGTTAATCGGATTTTTCATATGGATAGCTGAAAATATTGCGACGTTCTTTGGTGCCTGGGAATACCCAAACCAA
It contains:
- a CDS encoding DUF817 domain-containing protein is translated as MRALKQLVHFGWEQALSCLFPVVIFVSLAITQIVSLPFLPRYDWLLIICLLMQWWMLRSGLETRDELKVITLFHLIGLALELFKVHMGSWSYPQEGFFKIAGVPLYSGFMYASVASYLCQAWRRLDVELVKWPPFFVVVPLAAAIYLNFFTHHYWIDIRWWLTGLVIIVFWQSWVSYEIAGTRYRMPIVLSFTLIGFFIWIAENIATFFGAWEYPNQTEAWSLVHLGKVSSWLLLVIVSFLIVATLKLVKGKSATKITTSQFL